TGTCGTGCTTGCCCACACCTTTGTCGCGGGTGGCGATGGCTCGGATTCGGAACGTGATCTGAGCGTGGGTGGCGTCGCGTCTGTTCCCGGCAGTGTGTTTGAAGGTGTCGATTACGTTGCCCTCGGCCACCTCCACGGCTGCCAAAACATGAGCGCCCTCGTGCCGGGGGAGCGGCCCGTCGCGTGGTACTCGGGAAGCCCCCTCGCATTCTCATTCTCGGAGCGTCACCACACGAAGGCCGTTCTTCTCGTGGAGATGAACGAATCTGGGGCGGTCGAGGTCGAACGCCTCCCCACCCCCGTGCGCCGAAGGCTCGTGGAACTCGAGGGAAGCCTCGCGAGCATTCTTGCGCACAAAGAAGAGCACGGCGAGGATTGGATCCACGCGATCGTGAGGGAGGAATCACGCCCCGCACACCTCCAACAGACCCTTCGCGCAGCCTTCGAGCACCTCCTCTTCACGGAGTTTCACTCGACACGCGCGCAGGTGAGCACCGAGGCACCGGTGGTGACGCGGGAAGCCTCGCCCGCCGAAGTCGTCTCAGAATTCTTCGACTACCTCACGGGTGCCGAGCCGAACGCCGCACAGCGCGAGATCATCGAGCAAGTTCTTACCGATGCGCGCGCCCGCGCCGATCTCACCGAATCGCACGCGAAAAGGAAGGTCTCCTAGACGCATGAAGCTTCACCACCTCAGCTTCGAGGGCATCGGTCCATTCAAAGATCGGGTCGATCTCGACTTTGATGCGCTCGGCGCGAGCGGGCTGTTCCTTCTCGAAGGAGCCACGGGCTCGGGGAAATCGACCATCATCGATGCGATTGTGTTCGCGCTCTACGGCAACGTTGCAGGCGGCGGTTCGAGTGATGCCCGTGTGCGCAGCGATTTTATGCCGAACACGCGACCGAGCGTTGTGGATCTCTTCTTTGAAGTACCGCGGGGCATCTACCGAGTGCGTCGTACCCCGGCCTACGAACGCGCGCGACTTCGCGGCACAGGTGCGCCCGTGCATGAGAATCAAACCGCGAAGCTGTGGAAGCTCAGTTCGCCGGAGGCACTCGCCGAGGCCATTCACGGAACCGAACGCGCCAACGACATCGAACCGATCGCGAACCGCCCCCAGGATGTTGGCGCGGAGGTTCGCGAGCTCCTTGGCCTCACACACGCGCAGTTCACGCAAACCGTTGTTCTTCCCCAGGGTGAGTTCGCACGCTTCCTCAAAGCCGACACGAGTGAACGCAAGATTGTGCTGGAGCGGATCTTCCAGACTCAGTTCTATGAACAGATCGAGCAGTCCTTTGGCGAGCTCAGGCGCGAGGCCCAGCGAGATGTCGATGCCTCGAAAGCGGAGCTCGGCGCAACCCTCGAACGTGTTCTCGAAGCGGCCTCGGCAAGCGAGGACCAACGAGCCCAGGCACTTGCCGATACGAGAGGCTTCACGCCCGCAGGCCTCGAGCGCGCACGTGAAATTGGCGCGGAACTCGAGGAAGCGGCCGAGGAAGCTCTTGGTGAGGCCACGCGCATGCGGGAGATGGCGTCAGTTGCGTCAAACGAAGCGGAAGAAGCGGCGAAGGATGCCGCCGAACGCCACGATCTGCTCGTGCGGAAAAGTCAGCTCGACGCCCACGAAAAGAAACGCGCGGGGCTTGACGAGGCGGTGCGTGAGGCGCGTGAACACCTTGCCGGCCACGAGCGCGCCGAGAAGCCGTTTTATGCCCACGAGCAGGAAAAGAGCGCGGCCGAAGCACTGCACGCCGCCGCTCGAGAACTGCCGGAGGCCGAGCGTGAGGAATCGCCGCAGTGGGAAGCGCGAGGTCAGGAGGAAAGTGAGCGCGGCGAAAGTGCGCTGCGTATGGCTGCCGCGCTCGCGGGGCTCGAAAAAGAGGAGGCTGCGCTCCCGCGTCGAGAGCAGGAGGTGAAGAAGGCGGAGCAACGGGCTGAACGCGCGGAGGCGGACTCGCAGAAAAAGACCACCCTCCTGAAGAAGCGTCCGGCGGAACGCGAGAAGCTCATCGAGAAACATCGTGAGTTCAGCGAGAAGGCCGCGAAGCTCGTCGCACTCAAAGAAAAACGCGAAGCCCACGCCGCTCGCGTGCGCATCGCTGCGGAGGCGCGCACAAGCCTCGACACTTACCGTACCCAGACACAGCGCGAGTGCGACTCCCTCGCGGTGCTCAAGCGCGCGAGCGAGGAAGAGTCGCTCCTTCGTCGCAAGAGAATCGACGCGATCGCGTTCGAGCTCGCCGCGAACCTTGTGCAAGGTGAGGCGTGTCCCGTGTGCGGTGCGTGCGAGCATCCGGCCCCGGCGCGTACCGAGGATGAGCTCGTAAGCCAAGAACGCATCGCCCAGGCGGAACATGCACGGGTGACGGCAGAGCAGTGCCTGAGTGAAGCGCGCTCGGCAGCTGCGGCGACCAAGGCCCTCCACATCGACGCGCTCGAGCGTGCGTGGGGCGAGAGCGTGAACGAAGATCTCACCCGATTTCAGGAAGAGTTGCCAGCACTCATCGAGCGCCTCGACAACGAAGGCGCCGCACTCGCGAGAGAAGAACACGCTGCGCAGGAAGCTGAAGTCGAGCGTGAACACGTAAGCACGGAAATCGCGAAGTTCGATGAGCGCACGAGTGCCCTCGAGCGCGAAGCGCATGAAAGTGCCTTGACCGCGGAGCGTGCAGCTGTCGACTCCCAGCACCTTGCGAAGAACCTTACGGAAACCCGCCAGGCGATTGCCGCTGAACTGAAGGCCCATAACGATACTCACGAGACTCTCGCAGAGCTTCGTTTGTCGCTTCTTTCGGTGGGGGAGGCCGCACGCGCGCACGCGCGCCTTCTTGACAAATGCCTCGAAGCGCGGAGCGTGCATGAGCGCGCGAAAACTCGCCTCGCCGAAGCACTCGCGGCGAGCGGCTTCGACAACGTCGAGGAGGTGGTGCACGCGCGTCTTTCGACCGAACGAAAGCACACCTACGAGAACACCGTGCGCGAATACTCGTCACTCACGGCAGTAATCGAGGAGGCCAAAAAGGACGAACGCCTCGCCCAGATCGAGGCGAATGCTTCCGCCCTTGAAGCGGCTACCGAGGCCCTTGAAGTGACGCAGGCGCGCGTGCGTGTCAAACGCGATGAGCACACCGCGGCCGCGGGTCTCCACGCCACCCGCGCCAAGATACTTGAGCGCGTGAAGCGTGCACGCGCCGATTTCACGGCCCGCGCCGCCGCGCACGAGAAACGCTCGGCTCGTCAGAGCGAAGTGTTGCACCTCGCGAATGTTGCCACGGGCAATTCGAGCGACGCGAAGGCGCGACTCACACTCTCAACCTTCGCGGTCATGCGCCGCTTCGAGAAAGTCATCGAGGCGGCAAATGTGCGCCTTGGTGCTCTTTCCGGCGGGATCTACGAGATTCGCCTCGCGCATCCAGAGAAGATTGGCCGTAAGCAGGTAGGCCTCGATCTCGAGATGGTCGACCTGCGTCACGACTCGTCCCGCTCACCCTCGACTCTTTCAGGCGGTGAAACGTTCTACGTGTCGCTCGCTCTAGCTCTCGGCCTCGCCGACATCGTGAGTGGGGAAACCGGCGGCGTGCAGATGAACACCCTCTTTATCGACGAGGGCTTTGGCACGCTTGACCCCGAGAAGCTCGACGGTGTCATCGCCGAGATCAGGGAACTCGCTGCCCACGGTCGCACAGTCGGGATCATCTCCCACGTTGCCGAACTCAAATCGCAAATTGCGGAAAAAGTGCACGTTGAAAGAAAGTCCGACGGCACGTCACGTATCAGCGTGAGTGCACAGCCCACGCAGCTCCCGCAATTCTCCTAGACTGAAGTTTCTACTCACGACGAGCATCCGGACCCTTGACCGCCCCGCACCGAGGAGAACATCGTGCCCGTGGACATCATCGTCACCATCATCGCCGCGCTGTGCTTCGCGGTGGGGATCACGGGCATCGTGCTGCCCGTGCTTCCCGGATCCTTCCTCATCCTCCTCGGGATGCTCGTGTGGGCTATCGGGATCGGCGGGTGGACGGGCTGGATTGCCTTCGCGCTTGTCGCCGTCTTCTCGATCGCAGGCATGACCAGTAGCTACGTGCTCACCGGCCGCAAACTCAAGCAGAGCGAAGTTCCCACATGGGCGATCCTCGTGGCGATCGGATGCGCGATTCTTGGCCTGTTCCTTATCCCCGGCCCGGGCCTCCTCATCGGGTTTATTCTCGGTTTCTTCCTCGTTGAGCTGAGCCGCAAGCGTGAGTTCCACGACGCCCTCAACTCGACCCTCTCGACTTTGAAAACCCTCGGGATCGGCATTCTCGTAGAACTCCTGCTCGCGATGGCGAGTGGAACCGTGTTCATCGTCGCGCTTGGCATCCACCTCTTTTCGAGGGCTGGTTAGCGATCGCGGCGGCGATGATCGGCAGTGCTTTGTGCTGAGTGAAACTGCACGATCTGGACCGCGATCTCGCGGAATCGAACCACCGCTGCGGCTGGTCTTAAGATCCGAATGTGGTCCCCGAATTGGAGGAGCTGTCGAACCGATTCAACGTCTGGATAGTGGACGACGATATGAGTCCACTCGTCCTCGGAGCCGTCGAAACGGATCATTCGCCCTCTAAGGATTCGTCGGGCCAGATCTAGGCGGGTCGAGCGCAGCTGTGCGTGCACCTCGATACCAGGCGCCGACTGAAAACTGGTCAGCAGTTCTTGCCACACTGAGCGCAGATCGCAGTCCGGTCGTAGCACTGCGGAATCCGTAAGCAGCTCGCGGGTCTCAATGCGGCTGGTGTTAAACATGCGGGGTTGTGAGGCGACGTCAGCCACTAGATACCAGGATCCGGCTTTGTTCACGAGACCGTAAGGGTCCGCGACAACCCACTTCCCGCTGCTCTCGCCGCTGCGTCGATATCGGAGGCGGATGCGTTGTCTATTTCGTGCAGCGGTGAGAAGGTCGGCCACGTCGAGTTCCTGCTCGGCCGTGAACCATCCAGAGGGATCGACGTGGAGCACTTCGGGCAAGGGCAGAGTGGCGGAAGGTTGCTCACGCGCCGCAACAGCAGTCAGCTTCTGCTGGGTTCTGACATGTACGGCATGGAGCCCGATCTGTTCGAGAAGATCCTCATCTAGTCCTGCGACGGAAAGCAGCTGCAGTTCATGTGGATCGAGGCGTGAGACGTCGAGCCGGGCCCGATGGTCCAGCACGATGGCTCCACCCCGGCCTCGCTCGGTGTAGATCGGCACCCCAGCAGCCGACAACGCCGTAATATCACGCAAGATCGTGCGTGAAGATACCTCGAGGCGGCGAGCCAGTTCTTGACTGGTCATTCGTTCATGGGTTTGCAGTAGAAGCAGGATCGACATCAACCGGGACGACTTCATTCCCAATCCCTTTAGAAAATATGACAGTAGGTGTCGTCTTTGCCTGATTATATGGGGCTCCCTGATCCACTGACTTAAGGAGAGACCCATGCCGGTCCCGAATCTGTTTCTGACCTACGTCAGCGATGTCGAGCGATCCACCGATTTCTATAGTCGCCTGTTCGACATCGAACCCACCTTCACCAGCCCGCGGTACGTCGCTTTTGAGGTTGCGCCCGGTGTGCTTTTCGCAATCTGGACTGGGCACAACGAAGATCTCACATCAGCAACACCGCGCACGAACGAAATCGGACTCATGATTCCCGGTCCCTCCTCTGCCATCGACGACGTCTACGAGGAATGGGTCGCGAAAGGAGTGCACGTGATCGAGGAACCGCACGACGATGTCTTCGGTCGCACCTTCGTGATAGCCGACCCCGACCACAACCTCGTACGGGTCAGCCCCGTTGACTAGCCCCAATAGCGGTTCCATCGGCGGCGGGCGCAAGCTCGCCGCCGCGTGGCACTTGTGCCGTTAACCTTGCTAAATCTGCAGACCATTACGCGGAGCATCAAGAGCCCCGCTAAGGTGGGCTTTCGTGAGTACTGACGATAGGCGCAGCGTTCCCGGCCCGATTCCGAATATTTCGGGTCGCGATGAACCGCGCTATGGCTCGCGGGAGCGAAAAGAAGAACTCGCGAAGGGATTTTTAGGCGAGGGCGCCGGCTATGACGAAGTGCGGCCGGGTTACCCAAACGGAGTGCTCGACGCGATGCTGGCGGCCGTCGGAACCGCTGCCTACCCCCGCGTGGTGGATCTCGGCGCCGGAACAGGGAAACTCGCGCTTGCCCTTGCCGGTCGCGGTTGCCACGTGACGGCGCTTGATACGAGCGAGTCGATGCTTGAAGTGGCGCGCACGCAAGCGGTCGCGGGCCAAATGGCGCAGCGGTTCGAGGCGTGCGTGGCGCCGGCAGAGGCCACCACTCGTGAGGCGGGAAGCGCGGATCTCGTGACTGCCGCGCAAGCGTGGCACTGGTTCGAGCGGGATGCGGTCAGCGCCGAAGTTCGCAGGATTCTCGCGCCAGGCGGTGTGCTCGCTCTCGTGTGGAACACGCTCGATGTGAGCGTGCCGTGGGTGCACAGGTATTCGCGGATTGCGCACGCGGGTGACGTGCAACGCG
The window above is part of the Dermabacter vaginalis genome. Proteins encoded here:
- a CDS encoding exonuclease SbcCD subunit D, producing the protein MKILHTSDWHLGRTLHGENLHEEQRTFQEFLLAKVRETRAHALVIAGDIYDRSVPPVEAVELLHASLAALAEETTVILTPGNHDSAVRLGFGAKLMRPGIHILANIEGIEHPVSVADEHGEVLFFGLPFLDPDLARYSLAPKGAVPLPRSHESVTANAMDRVRAKLEVLGNPRSVVLAHTFVAGGDGSDSERDLSVGGVASVPGSVFEGVDYVALGHLHGCQNMSALVPGERPVAWYSGSPLAFSFSERHHTKAVLLVEMNESGAVEVERLPTPVRRRLVELEGSLASILAHKEEHGEDWIHAIVREESRPAHLQQTLRAAFEHLLFTEFHSTRAQVSTEAPVVTREASPAEVVSEFFDYLTGAEPNAAQREIIEQVLTDARARADLTESHAKRKVS
- a CDS encoding AAA family ATPase, with the translated sequence MKLHHLSFEGIGPFKDRVDLDFDALGASGLFLLEGATGSGKSTIIDAIVFALYGNVAGGGSSDARVRSDFMPNTRPSVVDLFFEVPRGIYRVRRTPAYERARLRGTGAPVHENQTAKLWKLSSPEALAEAIHGTERANDIEPIANRPQDVGAEVRELLGLTHAQFTQTVVLPQGEFARFLKADTSERKIVLERIFQTQFYEQIEQSFGELRREAQRDVDASKAELGATLERVLEAASASEDQRAQALADTRGFTPAGLERAREIGAELEEAAEEALGEATRMREMASVASNEAEEAAKDAAERHDLLVRKSQLDAHEKKRAGLDEAVREAREHLAGHERAEKPFYAHEQEKSAAEALHAAARELPEAEREESPQWEARGQEESERGESALRMAAALAGLEKEEAALPRREQEVKKAEQRAERAEADSQKKTTLLKKRPAEREKLIEKHREFSEKAAKLVALKEKREAHAARVRIAAEARTSLDTYRTQTQRECDSLAVLKRASEEESLLRRKRIDAIAFELAANLVQGEACPVCGACEHPAPARTEDELVSQERIAQAEHARVTAEQCLSEARSAAAATKALHIDALERAWGESVNEDLTRFQEELPALIERLDNEGAALAREEHAAQEAEVEREHVSTEIAKFDERTSALEREAHESALTAERAAVDSQHLAKNLTETRQAIAAELKAHNDTHETLAELRLSLLSVGEAARAHARLLDKCLEARSVHERAKTRLAEALAASGFDNVEEVVHARLSTERKHTYENTVREYSSLTAVIEEAKKDERLAQIEANASALEAATEALEVTQARVRVKRDEHTAAAGLHATRAKILERVKRARADFTARAAAHEKRSARQSEVLHLANVATGNSSDAKARLTLSTFAVMRRFEKVIEAANVRLGALSGGIYEIRLAHPEKIGRKQVGLDLEMVDLRHDSSRSPSTLSGGETFYVSLALALGLADIVSGETGGVQMNTLFIDEGFGTLDPEKLDGVIAEIRELAAHGRTVGIISHVAELKSQIAEKVHVERKSDGTSRISVSAQPTQLPQFS
- a CDS encoding DUF456 domain-containing protein — translated: MPVDIIVTIIAALCFAVGITGIVLPVLPGSFLILLGMLVWAIGIGGWTGWIAFALVAVFSIAGMTSSYVLTGRKLKQSEVPTWAILVAIGCAILGLFLIPGPGLLIGFILGFFLVELSRKREFHDALNSTLSTLKTLGIGILVELLLAMASGTVFIVALGIHLFSRAG
- a CDS encoding helix-turn-helix transcriptional regulator, translated to MKSSRLMSILLLLQTHERMTSQELARRLEVSSRTILRDITALSAAGVPIYTERGRGGAIVLDHRARLDVSRLDPHELQLLSVAGLDEDLLEQIGLHAVHVRTQQKLTAVAAREQPSATLPLPEVLHVDPSGWFTAEQELDVADLLTAARNRQRIRLRYRRSGESSGKWVVADPYGLVNKAGSWYLVADVASQPRMFNTSRIETRELLTDSAVLRPDCDLRSVWQELLTSFQSAPGIEVHAQLRSTRLDLARRILRGRMIRFDGSEDEWTHIVVHYPDVESVRQLLQFGDHIRILRPAAAVVRFREIAVQIVQFHSAQSTADHRRRDR
- a CDS encoding VOC family protein translates to MPVPNLFLTYVSDVERSTDFYSRLFDIEPTFTSPRYVAFEVAPGVLFAIWTGHNEDLTSATPRTNEIGLMIPGPSSAIDDVYEEWVAKGVHVIEEPHDDVFGRTFVIADPDHNLVRVSPVD
- a CDS encoding class I SAM-dependent methyltransferase, whose protein sequence is MSTDDRRSVPGPIPNISGRDEPRYGSRERKEELAKGFLGEGAGYDEVRPGYPNGVLDAMLAAVGTAAYPRVVDLGAGTGKLALALAGRGCHVTALDTSESMLEVARTQAVAGQMAQRFEACVAPAEATTREAGSADLVTAAQAWHWFERDAVSAEVRRILAPGGVLALVWNTLDVSVPWVHRYSRIAHAGDVQREGFLPDVGEGLELVTRHVEHWGDARPTWDFVRLATTRSYYLTASEKIRAKVLDNLDWYLHEHLGHAPGSRISMPYRTDLFLYRPA